A window of the Streptomyces luomodiensis genome harbors these coding sequences:
- a CDS encoding carbohydrate ABC transporter permease, with protein sequence MSVLTPSRPTAENAFGTGAAATHRPARGGRRGGLLLAAPFALLLTATVLIPVGYAIYLSLFTDRLTGLGFSGPEQVFVWLENYGNVLTDKAFLDGVGHVALFSLIHIPLMLGGALVLALLLDSAVARLRGMWTLAVFLPYAVPGVIAGLIWAYLYSPTIGPLTDLLPFDPLGSDGALASIANMATWQWCGYNMIIFLTALRSVPREILEAARVDGAGPVRTALRIKVPVIRPTLFVALIFTVIGSLQLFTEPLVLHNFTGSVTTNWSPSLYVYDSAFINNEYGRAAAASIILALVSALLSALVMRLSTRRSAR encoded by the coding sequence ATGAGCGTTCTCACCCCCTCCCGTCCCACCGCGGAGAACGCCTTCGGCACCGGCGCCGCGGCCACGCACCGCCCCGCGCGCGGCGGCAGGAGGGGCGGCCTGCTGCTCGCGGCGCCGTTCGCCCTGCTGCTGACCGCCACCGTCCTGATACCCGTCGGCTACGCCATCTACCTGAGCCTGTTCACCGACCGTCTGACCGGCCTCGGATTCAGCGGCCCCGAGCAGGTCTTCGTCTGGCTGGAGAACTACGGCAACGTCCTCACCGACAAAGCGTTCCTCGACGGCGTCGGCCACGTGGCCCTGTTCTCCCTCATCCACATCCCGCTGATGCTCGGCGGCGCGCTCGTCCTCGCCCTGCTGCTGGACTCCGCCGTGGCCCGGCTGCGCGGCATGTGGACCCTCGCGGTATTCCTGCCCTACGCCGTGCCCGGTGTGATCGCCGGACTCATCTGGGCCTATCTCTACAGCCCCACCATCGGCCCCCTCACCGACCTGCTGCCCTTCGACCCGCTGGGCAGCGACGGCGCCCTCGCCTCCATCGCCAACATGGCCACCTGGCAGTGGTGCGGCTACAACATGATCATCTTTCTGACGGCGCTCCGCTCCGTCCCCCGCGAGATCCTGGAGGCCGCGCGCGTGGACGGCGCGGGCCCCGTGCGCACGGCGCTGCGCATCAAGGTGCCCGTCATCCGCCCCACCCTCTTCGTGGCGCTCATCTTCACCGTCATCGGCTCCCTCCAGCTGTTCACCGAACCACTGGTGCTGCACAACTTCACCGGATCGGTCACCACCAACTGGAGCCCGAGCCTGTACGTGTACGACTCGGCCTTCATCAACAACGAATACGGGCGCGCCGCGGCCGCCTCGATCATCCTCGCCCTGGTATCGGCCCTGCTCTCCGCGCTGGTGATGCGCCTGTCCACCAGGAGGTCGGCACGGTGA
- a CDS encoding carbohydrate ABC transporter permease yields MKNAAPPRNRPSPTASVWTSRAAVHLVLLLGALYSVLPLIWLVTSATKNVRDFSTTGAFDLGAVHLGDNLKALFDEQDGVFLYWIRNSVLYALVGALLGALICAACGYAIAKLDFPGRRTLFAVTLTGVLVPTTALALPLYLLASQLRLVDTFWAVFLPVLTNPFGVYLARAFAEASVPDEVLEAARVDGAGELRTFFTIGLPMMRNGLITIVLFQFVAIWNNFFLPLVMLTDPKLFPMNLGIFQWSTRVSQFPQYNPMVITGSLLAVIPLVAAFVLLQRQWRSGLAAGSTK; encoded by the coding sequence GTGAAAAACGCCGCCCCGCCCCGCAACCGCCCCTCGCCCACCGCCTCGGTGTGGACCTCACGCGCCGCCGTCCATCTCGTCCTGCTGCTCGGCGCGCTCTACAGCGTGCTGCCGCTGATCTGGCTGGTCACCTCGGCGACCAAGAACGTCCGCGACTTCTCCACCACCGGCGCCTTCGACCTCGGCGCCGTCCACCTCGGCGACAACCTGAAGGCACTCTTCGACGAGCAGGACGGCGTCTTCCTCTACTGGATCCGCAACTCCGTGCTGTACGCCCTGGTCGGCGCCCTCCTGGGCGCCCTGATCTGCGCGGCCTGCGGATACGCCATCGCCAAGCTGGACTTCCCCGGCCGCCGCACCCTGTTCGCCGTCACGCTCACCGGCGTCCTGGTGCCCACCACCGCGCTCGCCCTGCCGCTGTACCTGCTGGCCTCGCAGCTCCGCCTGGTGGACACCTTCTGGGCGGTGTTCCTGCCGGTACTCACCAACCCCTTCGGCGTATACCTCGCCCGCGCCTTCGCGGAGGCCTCGGTACCGGACGAGGTCCTGGAGGCGGCCCGGGTGGACGGCGCCGGCGAGCTGCGCACCTTCTTCACCATCGGCCTGCCCATGATGCGCAACGGACTCATCACCATCGTGCTGTTCCAGTTCGTGGCCATCTGGAACAATTTCTTCCTGCCGCTGGTGATGCTCACCGACCCCAAGCTCTTCCCGATGAACCTCGGCATCTTCCAATGGAGCACCCGTGTCTCACAGTTCCCCCAGTACAACCCCATGGTGATCACCGGCTCGCTGCTCGCCGTCATCCCCCTCGTCGCCGCCTTCGTGCTGCTGCAACGCCAGTGGCGCAGCGGACTCGCCGCAGGGAGCACCAAGTGA
- a CDS encoding hydroxyacid dehydrogenase: protein MDDRALGMQFSPQEMARLRAAASVAEPVVVHELTSPAARRRLAEAEVLITSWGCPRIEPEVLRAAPRLRAVLHAAGSVRSHITDAVFDRGILVTTAADANAEPVVHFTLAAILWAFKKAPFLANDARRFRDDWAYVDGRGELSGVGRTVVVVGFSRIGSRLVKLLRDLDLARVLVVDPVADPAAILAAGGEPATLADALPQADVLSLHAPALPETRHMIGAAELAALPRDAVLVNTARGSLVDTAALEAACGAGLHAILDVTDPEPLPADSPLYTLPNVMLTPHIAGSLGSEARRMSALALTELERYAAGLPPLAPITRHSLAVQA, encoded by the coding sequence ATGGACGACAGAGCGCTCGGCATGCAGTTCTCGCCCCAGGAGATGGCCAGACTCCGCGCGGCCGCCTCGGTGGCGGAACCCGTCGTGGTGCACGAGCTCACCTCGCCCGCGGCACGGCGCCGGCTCGCCGAGGCCGAGGTGCTCATCACCTCGTGGGGCTGCCCCCGCATCGAGCCGGAGGTCCTCCGCGCGGCGCCGAGACTGCGGGCGGTCCTGCACGCGGCGGGCTCGGTGCGCTCGCACATCACCGACGCCGTCTTCGACCGGGGAATCCTGGTGACCACCGCGGCCGACGCCAACGCGGAACCGGTGGTCCACTTCACCCTCGCCGCCATCCTCTGGGCGTTCAAGAAGGCGCCCTTCCTCGCCAACGACGCCCGGCGGTTCCGCGACGACTGGGCCTACGTCGACGGGCGCGGCGAACTCAGCGGGGTCGGCCGGACGGTCGTCGTGGTGGGCTTCTCCCGCATCGGCAGCCGCCTGGTGAAGCTGCTGCGCGACCTGGACCTGGCGCGGGTCCTCGTCGTCGACCCGGTGGCCGACCCCGCCGCCATCCTCGCCGCGGGCGGTGAGCCCGCCACCCTCGCCGACGCCCTGCCCCAGGCCGACGTCCTCAGTCTGCACGCGCCCGCGCTGCCCGAGACCCGGCACATGATCGGCGCCGCGGAGCTCGCGGCACTGCCCCGGGACGCCGTACTCGTCAACACGGCCCGGGGCAGCCTGGTCGACACGGCCGCCCTCGAAGCCGCCTGCGGCGCCGGTCTGCACGCCATCCTCGACGTCACCGACCCGGAACCGCTGCCCGCCGACTCGCCGCTGTACACCCTGCCGAACGTGATGCTCACCCCGCACATCGCGGGCTCGCTCGGCTCCGAGGCCCGCCGGATGAGCGCCCTGGCCCTCACCGAGCTGGAACGCTACGCGGCCGGCCTGCCGCCGCTCGCCCCGATCACCCGGCACAGCCTGGCGGTGCAGGCATGA
- a CDS encoding DUF2264 domain-containing protein — MTPTPHSPTPDNRTPGNGTPDSGRPEGISPYTGWERRHWTAYADRLLSALDAHWSPGRARILPPGPNSSYGPDSDGLEGYARSLLMAGFRIAGERGADPHGLLERYAAGLAAGTDPHHPEAWPRPDTLDQAKVEAASIALILQLTKPWLWDRLDDRVREATVAWLSAVIGQPYPPINWVWFRIVVESFLREAGGPWSATDIEADLAVHASLRRADGWLSDGQERAYDHYAGWALHTYPLLWTGLFDVTGSLCAERLKATWEGDLARYLDDAVRLVGADGSPLLQGRSLIYRFAAAAPFWVGAISGASPLPPGLTRRVASGIVDHFARHGVPGGDGLLTMGWHHPWPGMRQSYSGPGSPYWASKGMLGLALPADHPVWTATEEPLPLEEDDQARIVSAPGWLVSGRRADGIVTVLNHGTDHARPGTARTDAPLYARLGYSTATLPPLTGPTLRGPVDNTVALLDEDGRASHRTGFDTSRTLELPHGVPAAVSSGPVHWVDSAGDTSPDHGSGRAGNVTAGPRVTVASAVRDGTEVRLVRVEGAPGPGVRLRLGGWPVAADIRPGTGASRDTGPDDPYAVATTDRLTSRLRGLTGYQDAGVLLEQDTSPLGRWTAIPWLAADLPAPGAVLAAAVTLSRGSATEPRAVEIRPDGDNGHVAHIVWHDGVETEFPIPQDLLPG, encoded by the coding sequence ATGACCCCCACACCCCACAGCCCCACACCTGACAACCGCACACCCGGCAACGGCACACCCGACAGCGGCCGGCCGGAGGGCATCTCGCCGTACACCGGCTGGGAGCGGCGGCACTGGACCGCGTACGCCGACCGACTGCTCAGCGCGCTCGACGCCCACTGGTCCCCGGGCCGCGCCCGCATCCTGCCGCCGGGGCCGAACAGCTCCTACGGACCCGACTCCGACGGGCTGGAGGGCTATGCCCGGTCGCTGCTCATGGCAGGCTTCCGCATCGCCGGCGAGCGCGGAGCGGATCCCCACGGCCTTCTGGAGCGCTATGCGGCGGGCCTCGCCGCCGGCACCGATCCGCACCATCCGGAGGCCTGGCCCCGCCCCGACACACTCGACCAGGCCAAGGTCGAGGCGGCCTCGATCGCGCTGATCCTCCAACTGACCAAGCCGTGGCTGTGGGACCGCCTCGACGACCGGGTGCGGGAGGCGACCGTCGCATGGCTGTCCGCCGTCATCGGGCAGCCGTATCCGCCGATCAACTGGGTGTGGTTCCGCATCGTGGTGGAGTCCTTCCTGCGCGAGGCGGGCGGGCCGTGGTCGGCCACCGACATCGAGGCGGACCTGGCCGTGCACGCCTCGCTGCGCCGCGCCGACGGCTGGCTGTCCGACGGACAGGAGCGGGCCTACGACCACTACGCGGGCTGGGCCCTGCACACGTACCCGCTGTTGTGGACCGGCCTGTTCGACGTCACCGGCTCGCTCTGCGCCGAGCGTCTGAAGGCCACCTGGGAGGGGGACCTCGCCCGGTATCTCGACGACGCGGTGCGGCTGGTGGGCGCCGACGGCTCCCCGCTCCTGCAAGGCCGCAGCCTGATCTACCGGTTCGCCGCCGCGGCGCCCTTCTGGGTCGGCGCGATCAGCGGCGCATCCCCCCTTCCGCCCGGTCTGACCCGGCGCGTGGCGAGCGGCATCGTGGACCACTTCGCCCGGCACGGGGTACCGGGCGGCGACGGACTGCTGACCATGGGCTGGCACCATCCCTGGCCCGGTATGCGCCAGTCCTACTCCGGACCCGGGTCACCGTACTGGGCGTCCAAGGGCATGCTCGGGCTCGCCCTGCCCGCCGACCACCCGGTCTGGACCGCCACCGAGGAGCCGCTGCCCCTGGAGGAGGACGACCAGGCGCGGATCGTCTCCGCACCCGGCTGGCTGGTGTCCGGGCGCCGGGCGGACGGCATCGTGACGGTGCTCAACCACGGCACCGACCACGCACGGCCGGGCACCGCGCGCACCGACGCGCCGCTGTACGCACGGCTGGGCTACTCCACCGCGACGCTCCCCCCGCTGACCGGACCCACCCTCCGCGGCCCGGTCGACAACACCGTCGCCCTGCTGGACGAGGACGGCAGGGCGTCCCACCGCACCGGGTTCGACACCTCCCGCACCCTGGAGCTGCCCCACGGCGTGCCGGCGGCGGTGTCCTCCGGCCCGGTGCACTGGGTGGACAGCGCCGGCGACACCTCCCCCGATCACGGTTCGGGCCGCGCCGGCAATGTGACAGCGGGCCCCCGGGTGACCGTGGCGTCCGCCGTCCGCGACGGCACCGAGGTACGGCTGGTCCGCGTGGAGGGAGCACCCGGGCCCGGAGTCCGACTGCGCCTCGGCGGCTGGCCGGTGGCCGCCGACATCCGGCCCGGGACCGGCGCCTCCCGGGACACCGGGCCCGACGACCCGTACGCGGTGGCCACCACGGACCGCCTCACCTCCCGCCTGCGCGGTCTGACCGGCTACCAGGACGCGGGCGTGCTCCTGGAACAGGACACCAGCCCCCTCGGCCGCTGGACCGCCATTCCATGGCTGGCGGCCGACCTCCCGGCTCCCGGGGCCGTACTGGCCGCCGCCGTGACCCTCAGCCGCGGCAGCGCCACCGAGCCACGCGCCGTGGAGATCCGCCCGGACGGTGACAACGGCCATGTCGCACACATCGTCTGGCACGACGGCGTCGAGACGGAATTCCCGATCCCTCAAGACCTGCTGCCCGGCTGA
- a CDS encoding TAXI family TRAP transporter solute-binding subunit — translation MSPLARSGGRPTLGRRPISESCHDHDSPRFRARQLRCAKLSRGRSATRQAYCAWPPARRPVSGGAPIPVLSGLTERPGLRFLPLAQLLPRLGAPQGLAAAGLEHVTMPQGAYRGAGGIATIGVSNLLVCRPDLSPAVADALTRLLIQRAGALVPEDVAGTQFLDVRSLIGTGRVPLHPGAVRAYRSLHG, via the coding sequence ATGAGTCCCCTCGCCAGGAGCGGAGGCCGACCCACCCTGGGGCGCAGGCCCATTTCTGAAAGCTGTCATGATCACGATTCTCCCCGTTTCCGGGCACGGCAGTTACGCTGCGCCAAACTCTCCAGAGGGCGCAGCGCTACGCGCCAGGCGTACTGCGCCTGGCCACCGGCGAGAAGGCCGGTTTCCGGCGGCGCGCCCATCCCGGTCCTGTCGGGGCTCACCGAACGCCCGGGACTGCGGTTCCTGCCCCTGGCCCAGCTGCTCCCCCGCCTCGGCGCACCCCAAGGGCTGGCCGCGGCAGGGCTGGAACACGTCACCATGCCCCAGGGCGCCTACCGGGGCGCGGGCGGCATCGCCACCATCGGAGTGTCGAACCTCCTCGTCTGCCGCCCCGACCTGTCGCCGGCGGTGGCCGACGCACTCACCCGCCTGCTGATCCAACGAGCCGGCGCCCTCGTCCCCGAGGATGTGGCCGGCACCCAGTTCCTCGACGTCCGCAGCCTCATCGGCACCGGCCGCGTCCCCCTGCACCCCGGAGCCGTGCGGGCCTACCGCTCACTGCACGGCTGA
- a CDS encoding MFS transporter, whose amino-acid sequence MTAFRNGPAPQGGSASAPGEGTHAGAVTPPARPVRQLIAASIGNAVEWYDWYAYTFLATYIAAQIFPKGAANSLVPLLSTFAVFAVGFFMRPVGGLLMGAVADRRGRRAALTVTILLMGGSSLLVGLTPTYAAAGVLAPIVLVLARLLQGLSVGGEFAASTTFLVESAGPGRRGLFSSFQYVSTTIGQLVASGVAALLVANLAPATMEGWGWRVPFVLGALLSLVGFWVRRDADETRSEEQAKAPRPGLFEALRRHPRESLLICGITAGGTLAYYTWTSYLPTYAELNAGVDKADALLAGTLSLTFFAVLQPVAGMVSDRFGRKPLLLMFGIGFALLSVPLLRALNDSFVTLLLVQCAGMVLLSGFTAISAAVNAETFPARVRAAGIGFPYSLTVALFGGTAPYIGTLFKDMGQAGLFPVYVAVLCLVSSAVYLRLPETAHRPLER is encoded by the coding sequence ATGACAGCTTTCAGAAATGGGCCTGCGCCCCAGGGTGGGTCGGCCTCCGCTCCTGGCGAGGGGACTCATGCGGGTGCTGTGACCCCTCCGGCGCGTCCTGTACGGCAGCTGATCGCCGCCTCGATCGGCAATGCGGTCGAATGGTATGACTGGTACGCATATACCTTCCTTGCCACGTACATCGCCGCGCAGATCTTCCCCAAGGGCGCGGCGAATTCGCTGGTGCCGCTGCTGTCGACGTTCGCCGTCTTCGCGGTGGGATTCTTCATGCGACCCGTTGGCGGGCTGCTCATGGGCGCGGTCGCTGACCGGCGCGGGCGCCGTGCGGCGCTGACGGTGACCATTCTGCTGATGGGCGGCAGCAGCCTGCTGGTGGGGCTGACGCCGACGTACGCCGCCGCCGGCGTCCTCGCGCCGATCGTCCTCGTCCTGGCCCGGCTGCTGCAGGGGCTGTCGGTGGGCGGGGAGTTCGCCGCGTCGACCACATTCCTTGTGGAGTCGGCCGGGCCCGGCCGGCGGGGGCTGTTCTCCAGCTTCCAGTATGTGTCGACGACCATCGGGCAGCTCGTCGCGTCCGGAGTCGCGGCGCTGCTCGTGGCGAATCTCGCGCCCGCCACCATGGAAGGCTGGGGTTGGCGAGTCCCGTTCGTGTTGGGCGCGTTGCTGAGCCTGGTGGGCTTCTGGGTCCGGCGCGACGCGGACGAGACGCGAAGTGAAGAGCAGGCGAAGGCGCCCCGCCCCGGCCTCTTCGAGGCGCTGCGCCGCCATCCGCGCGAGTCGCTGCTGATCTGCGGAATCACCGCGGGCGGCACGCTCGCGTACTACACGTGGACGTCGTATCTGCCGACGTACGCCGAGCTGAACGCCGGGGTGGACAAGGCGGACGCGCTGCTGGCGGGCACCCTGTCGCTGACGTTCTTCGCGGTGCTCCAGCCCGTCGCGGGCATGGTGTCCGACCGCTTCGGGCGCAAGCCGCTGCTGCTGATGTTCGGGATCGGCTTCGCGCTGCTGAGCGTGCCGCTGCTGCGCGCGCTCAACGACTCCTTCGTCACGCTGCTGCTCGTGCAGTGCGCGGGCATGGTCCTGCTGAGCGGCTTCACGGCCATCTCGGCGGCCGTGAACGCGGAGACGTTCCCGGCGCGGGTGCGTGCCGCGGGAATCGGGTTCCCCTACTCGCTCACCGTCGCCCTCTTCGGCGGCACGGCGCCCTACATCGGCACGCTGTTCAAGGACATGGGGCAGGCCGGCCTCTTCCCCGTCTACGTGGCCGTGCTGTGCCTGGTCTCCTCCGCCGTCTATCTTCGACTCCCCGAGACCGCCCACCGCCCACTGGAGCGGTGA
- a CDS encoding SDR family NAD(P)-dependent oxidoreductase, with protein sequence MLPARRRRKRAARATVARRPCEPLVEVSLDNWQRRIDTNLTGAFVVGRRVARRMLPRHAGKIINVCSVQTDLARPTIGAYTAAKGTLRNLTRAMTAEWAGERASL encoded by the coding sequence ATGCTCCCAGCGCGGCGAAGGAGGAAGCGCGCAGCCCGTGCAACAGTGGCCCGTCGGCCCTGTGAACCCCTCGTCGAGGTGAGCCTCGACAACTGGCAGCGAAGGATCGACACCAATCTCACCGGTGCCTTCGTCGTGGGCCGGCGGGTCGCCCGCCGGATGCTGCCGCGCCACGCCGGAAAGATCATCAACGTCTGCTCTGTGCAGACTGACCTGGCCCGCCCGACCATCGGCGCCTACACGGCCGCCAAGGGGACCCTGCGCAACCTCACCCGGGCCATGACAGCCGAATGGGCGGGCGAGAGGGCTTCGCTGTAG
- a CDS encoding saccharopine dehydrogenase NADP-binding domain-containing protein, with the protein MTAQIWVLGGTGRSGRTIAAQLARLGLTAVLVGRDTSRLHTAAQQTGSETLLAPSLAAAAVEIRQQRPAVVINTVGPFTTTAPEIIDACRAAGSHYIDLANDVAALLAANEMHDAATRAGHTLVTGAGFGVTATESVVAKLCEGRPAPLRVRVDMVPSIAMEEGTAGEALIGTLLGSLHGRRITDGRLAPARIFSDALRLTLPDGSQVTTASMPSGELLAAHRASGARHVLSATSEAPSSPLLRAMMPALSTLMRWERLRSFTTRHLARVRVKAKERPRDHSWGHAVVTWTDGETREGWLRLGDAQEYTGAVAAEIARRLLAGEGRPGAYTPAALFGPTLAESCGAAYLLPQRDRR; encoded by the coding sequence ATGACCGCACAGATTTGGGTGCTCGGCGGCACCGGGCGCAGCGGCCGCACCATCGCAGCACAACTCGCCCGGCTCGGCCTGACAGCCGTCCTCGTCGGCCGGGACACGAGCCGCCTGCACACCGCGGCACAGCAGACCGGCAGCGAAACACTGCTGGCCCCTTCCCTTGCGGCCGCCGCCGTGGAAATCCGGCAGCAACGCCCCGCCGTGGTCATCAACACGGTCGGACCGTTCACCACCACGGCCCCTGAGATCATCGACGCCTGCCGCGCCGCCGGCAGCCACTACATCGACCTGGCGAACGATGTCGCGGCGCTCCTGGCCGCGAACGAGATGCACGACGCGGCCACCCGGGCGGGCCATACGCTGGTCACCGGTGCCGGGTTCGGCGTGACCGCCACCGAGAGCGTCGTGGCGAAGCTGTGCGAGGGCCGTCCCGCGCCGCTTCGGGTCCGTGTCGACATGGTGCCCTCAATCGCGATGGAGGAAGGCACCGCCGGCGAAGCCTTGATCGGCACTCTCCTGGGCAGCCTCCACGGCCGTCGGATCACCGACGGCCGCCTGGCACCCGCCCGGATATTCAGCGACGCGCTGCGCCTCACCCTGCCGGACGGCTCGCAGGTCACCACCGCGAGTATGCCGTCGGGCGAACTGCTCGCGGCTCACCGAGCGAGCGGGGCCCGCCATGTACTTTCGGCGACCAGCGAGGCGCCGTCCTCCCCCCTGCTCCGGGCGATGATGCCCGCCCTGAGCACCCTCATGCGGTGGGAGCGGCTGCGCTCGTTCACCACCCGCCACCTCGCCCGGGTACGCGTCAAAGCGAAGGAGCGTCCGCGCGATCACTCCTGGGGGCACGCCGTCGTGACCTGGACGGACGGCGAGACCCGAGAGGGCTGGCTGCGCCTGGGCGACGCGCAGGAGTACACCGGAGCAGTGGCCGCAGAGATCGCCCGGCGGCTGCTGGCCGGTGAGGGCCGACCTGGCGCATACACCCCGGCCGCCCTCTTCGGCCCCACCCTCGCCGAATCGTGCGGCGCCGCGTACCTGCTGCCCCAGCGCGACCGACGGTGA
- a CDS encoding NADP-dependent oxidoreductase → MKRIQYHQYGGPEVMRLEEFEPARPGSGEVLVRVRAAAANPMDWGIRSGAMKMVTGRKFPRALGYDFAGVVEAVGEGVTRLAVGDEVLGGVSIKASGAFAEMVLAAERGVVKKPANLSFEEAAAIPTVGLTALQAVVKKGKLQAGQSVFINGCLGGVGRAGAQIALAHGASVGGSCRDTARQTARDLGLDPIVEFGFDPTTLSGRFDLVLDTADTLPTDAAKKMLKPGGRIVSIHPTPANIAKSALPGPYNVLIARPVTADLEEVARAAGRDTLRVPIARTVPLTEAIKALTELERDGTPKGGKLIITTA, encoded by the coding sequence ATGAAGCGCATCCAGTACCACCAGTACGGCGGACCCGAAGTAATGCGCCTGGAGGAATTCGAGCCGGCTCGTCCTGGTTCCGGCGAGGTTCTGGTCCGCGTGCGAGCAGCCGCGGCCAATCCGATGGACTGGGGTATCCGCAGCGGCGCCATGAAGATGGTGACGGGGCGGAAGTTCCCGCGCGCACTTGGCTACGACTTCGCGGGCGTCGTCGAGGCGGTCGGCGAGGGCGTCACTCGGCTCGCCGTCGGCGACGAAGTGCTCGGCGGGGTGTCGATCAAGGCGTCGGGAGCCTTTGCCGAGATGGTCCTGGCCGCGGAGAGAGGGGTGGTGAAGAAGCCCGCGAATCTCTCCTTCGAGGAGGCCGCCGCCATCCCGACCGTTGGCCTCACCGCACTCCAAGCCGTGGTCAAGAAGGGAAAGCTGCAGGCCGGGCAATCGGTCTTCATCAACGGCTGCCTCGGTGGAGTCGGCCGAGCCGGCGCCCAGATCGCGCTGGCGCACGGCGCCTCAGTGGGAGGCAGCTGCCGCGACACCGCCAGACAAACCGCGCGCGACCTCGGCCTCGACCCGATCGTCGAATTCGGCTTCGACCCGACGACGCTCAGCGGCCGATTCGACCTCGTCCTCGACACTGCCGACACGCTCCCGACGGACGCAGCGAAGAAGATGCTGAAGCCGGGCGGACGCATCGTCAGCATCCACCCCACCCCCGCGAACATCGCAAAGAGCGCACTGCCGGGCCCGTACAACGTCTTGATCGCCAGGCCCGTCACAGCGGACCTCGAGGAAGTCGCGCGCGCCGCCGGACGCGACACGCTGCGGGTGCCGATCGCCCGCACGGTGCCGCTCACCGAGGCCATCAAGGCACTCACCGAACTCGAGCGCGATGGCACACCCAAGGGCGGCAAGCTCATCATCACGACCGCCTGA
- a CDS encoding TetR family transcriptional regulator: protein MGRWKPGAGDRLREAALSLYLERGFEQTMVADIAERAGVTARTFFRHFADKREVLFADSSDLEEKALAALEGLPATTSALDAVAAVLDTVARMVGGDREAARKRQTVIMANADLRERELIKLTSLSAALADRLRQRGIGDIEASLAAETSIAVFRVAFSRWVTATDDHDLQGIIRETLDQLRTLAASR from the coding sequence ATGGGACGGTGGAAGCCTGGGGCCGGTGACCGGCTGCGCGAGGCCGCGCTATCGCTCTATCTGGAGCGCGGCTTCGAGCAGACGATGGTGGCGGACATAGCCGAGCGGGCGGGCGTCACCGCCCGCACGTTCTTCCGGCATTTCGCCGACAAACGCGAGGTCCTCTTCGCCGATTCCTCCGACCTGGAAGAGAAGGCGCTGGCTGCCCTCGAGGGGCTGCCGGCCACGACATCAGCGCTGGATGCTGTCGCGGCCGTACTCGACACCGTGGCCCGGATGGTGGGTGGCGACCGTGAGGCCGCACGGAAGCGACAGACTGTGATCATGGCCAACGCCGATCTCCGCGAACGCGAGTTGATCAAGCTCACATCCCTGTCGGCCGCCCTGGCTGACAGATTGCGGCAGCGAGGCATCGGCGACATCGAGGCAAGCCTGGCCGCCGAGACCAGCATCGCCGTGTTCCGCGTCGCCTTCTCGCGATGGGTCACCGCCACCGACGATCACGACTTGCAAGGCATCATTCGCGAGACGTTGGACCAACTGCGGACCCTGGCCGCCAGCCGCTGA
- a CDS encoding IS5 family transposase (programmed frameshift), with the protein MLPRIERRVRHPGRKRHPDRLVFQGILFVLHTGIVAWEHLPQELGFGSGMTCWRRLAEWTEAGVWPRLHEVLLARLRGANALDFSRAAVDGSHIRALKRGPKTGRSPVDRGRTGSKHHLITDATGIPLAATLTGGNRNDVTQIIPLLQDVPPVRGKCGRPRRRPDAVLADRGYDHDKYRRLVWNLGVKPLIARRGTEHGSGLGTQRWAVERAFAHLHWFRRLRIRWEIRDDIHEAFLTLGCALICWRRLKGIPAGVLR; encoded by the exons TTGTTGCCCAGGATCGAGCGTCGGGTCCGGCATCCCGGGCGCAAGCGGCATCCGGACCGGCTGGTGTTCCAGGGCATCCTGTTCGTGCTGCACACCGGGATCGTCGCCTGGGAGCACCTGCCGCAGGAGCTCGGCTTCGGCTCGGGCATGACCTGCTGGCGCCGGCTGGCGGAGTGGACCGAGGCCGGCGTGTGGCCCCGGCTGCACGAGGTCCTGCTGGCCCGACTCCGCGGTGCCAACGCCCTGGACTTCTCCCGCGCCGCAGTCGACGGCTCCCACATCCGGGCGTTAA AAAGGGGGCCCAAGACCGGACGAAGTCCCGTCGACCGGGGCAGGACGGGCAGCAAGCACCATCTGATCACCGACGCCACCGGTATCCCGCTAGCCGCGACCCTGACCGGCGGGAACCGCAACGACGTCACCCAGATCATCCCACTGCTGCAGGACGTGCCGCCGGTGCGGGGCAAGTGCGGCCGGCCCCGGCGCCGCCCGGATGCGGTGCTGGCCGACCGCGGCTACGACCACGACAAGTACCGCCGCCTGGTCTGGAACCTCGGCGTGAAACCACTGATCGCCCGCCGAGGCACCGAACACGGCTCCGGCCTGGGCACCCAGCGCTGGGCCGTCGAGCGTGCCTTCGCCCACCTGCACTGGTTCCGCCGCCTGCGCATCCGCTGGGAGATACGCGACGACATCCACGAAGCCTTCCTCACCCTCGGGTGCGCACTCATCTGCTGGCGACGCCTGAAAGGCATCCCAGCAGGAGTTCTCAGGTGA